From the genome of Polycladomyces zharkentensis:
CGCTTCCTTCATGCGGATTTGGTTGATACCGACGGGGACCCGAATCTCAAACGTCGGCATCCCGGTGTCCTGACAAATCGGGGAAACGTTTTCTTCCGCCATCCGAATGTTGTCCGAGATGGTGGATAGCGCCAAACCTGCCCGTGTGCCCGCGTTTTCACGCATTTTGGCGCGTTGGATGGCGGCACGCACATCCGGGGGCAGATTGGTCGAGGTTTCCGTGATCAATTTCAGCATGGATTCCTTGAGCGCGCGCATGTTCGAAACCCCTTTTGCCTTGGATTTCTGTATCCTTTGATCCTATACTATCTTGACTTGCTCTGCACGGCAACGGCGCCAAAAGCACTCCTTGCCGCGGGCTTCTCGCTTCATCCGGTGTGGCAGATCCACATCCATCCACGAAGGCTTCGCCCAAGCCTTCTTCCGTTTCTCTCACGAAATCTCACCAGCATCGTGGTTTTCAGTGTTTCCGCATTCCACAGATTGATTGTATCAAAATTCGGTCGGACTGACGAGAGGGCCAAGGCCCATCATATTCGACGATTATTTATCATCCCGACCAGAATAGAGTGAACCGGATCGTGTCAGGTTGTCCCGCCAGCACCCAATCACACGAGCCGGATTTTCTTATGCAAATGAAAGAGGACGCGTTTCTTCCCTTTTCACACAGGGAGATGACGCGCCCCGTTACATGATCATCCTCTCAACGCTATGGCGGGCAGTTAACCGATTACATCAGTCGGTTCCGTTCAGCGGCTTTGATAAACTGCTGTTCCGATTCGATCAATCCGCACACACCGCACTGCACGCGGACTTTTTCGCCACTATAGGGAATGTACAACGGATCGTCGGGATTGATGCTGCCCACGATCTCCCCCGTTTTCGGGTCCTTTCTCACCGAATGCGCCACTTGTTCGATCACATGAAACCGACTGCGGTTGGTCCCGCACGAGGGACAAAGGTAGGGAGTTTCCATCCCCAACACCTCCTGTCCCTAGTAGGCTGCCCGCTTTGTCGACGATCATACCTGTTCGGCTTCTTTGAACTCCACCCATTGATCAGCCCATTTTTCGATGGACTGGATGACGGGAGACAGGTCTTCCCCTTTGGGAGTCAGACTGTACTCGATCCTGACAGGTGTCTCCGGATACACTTTGCGTTCCAGAATACCGTGTGCCTCCAGCTCCTTTAACCGTTCGGCCAGCATCCGTTCGCTCATTTGCGGAATCTGTTCACGGATGTCGCGAAAGCGGCGCGGGGCGTCCAACAATACGCGGATGATCAAACCGGTCCACTTCTTGGCCAGGATCTCCATCGCCGCTTCATATTTCGGACAGATGCAACGGTCTGCCATGGTTGGCTCACCTCACTTCTATTATTGTAACAAAGAGAAGCGAAAACGTCATTATATCGCGGTTTGTTTCAGTTTATATAAAGAAGTAACATATTTAATTTAAGTATAGCCAGTTATCCCCCTCGCTTACCCACGTCCGGTTAAAAAGGGAAATACAAGAGAGGGCGAGAACTAAGTTTACTGGGTGTGACTGCTCATCTGTCAGTCCGACATCAGAGATGCGGAGCAAAGTTGGCAGATTGCACATCGTGGATTGAAACCATTGAAAGGGCAACAGCTGAGAGGAGAGAGAGGATGGACCAAGAGGCAAAAGCTTTTTTGCAGGAATGGGTTCCGCAATGGGAGCAGGCGGATCGACGCCTGAATAAAGCATATTGGAATGCAAATACGACCGGCGAAAAAAAGCATGAGGAGGCGCTTGCCGAAGCATTGCGGGAACGCATGCGGATGATGGCCGACCCTGAGCGGTTGGACCGGCTGGCAACGTTGCGGGAAGCGGAGATCGTCGATCCGTTGCTTCGCCGACAGTTGACCCTGTTATATAACGAAATGGCCATGAGCCCGAGCGATCCCCGGCAAATTGAAGAGATGGCCCGTCTGCAAACGGAAATCGAGGGGGCGTTTGTCAGGTTTCGTTCTGAGGTGGCGGGAAAAACGGTCACCGAAAATGAGATCAGGGAAATCCTTCGCACCGAAAAAGATCCGTACAAACGAAAAAAGGCGTGGCGCGCCAGTAAGCAGATTGGTGTGGTGGTGGCTGATTCCATCCGCAGATTGGCCGAACTGCGTAACGAACTGGCGGCAGAGAGAGGGTTCCGCGATTACTATCATATGTCGCTCACATTGAACGAGATAGAGGAAGAGGAACTGTTTGCGGCTTTGGAAGCGATTCGTTCCCGGACGGATGGGCCGTACGCCGACCTGAAAAAGGAGATGGACGCTGTATTGGCCAAACAGTATCCCAACCTGCGGCCGGAAGGGTTGCGTCCATGGCATTATACTGACCCGTTTTTTCAGGAAGCGCCGCCGGTGTTTGACGTGGATTTGGATTCCCATTTCCGTGAGCGGAAGCTGGAAGAGCTGGCGGTTCAAACCTTCCGCGGAATGGGATTGGACGTGGAGGACATCCTCAGGCGCAGCGATTTGTACGAGCGGGACGGAAAAAGCCAGCATGCGTTTTGTTTGGATATGGACCGGCGCGGGGATGTGCGGGTGCTGTGCAATTTGCGGCCCAACGCGAAATGGATGGAAATTTTGTTGCACGAGCTGGGCCATGCCGTCTACGATGCCAATCTGGATCGTAAGTTGCCCTATCTGCTCCGGCGTTATGCCCATATCGCGACAACGGAAGCGGTTGCCATGATGATGGGCCGGCTGATCCACGACCCGGTGTGGTTGATCGAAGTGGCCGGCATTCCTGAATCATGGGTTGCGGAGAAAGAGGCGTCACTTCGCAAACAATCTGCATTGTCCATGCTGGTGTTCATTCGTTGGTGCTTGGTGATGATCCATTTTGAACGGGACCTCTATCGTGATCCGACGGGTGATCTGGACACGTTGTGGTGGGATTACGTCGAGCGGTTTCAATTTGTCCCCCGTCCGGAGGGACGCCGTGCTCCGGACTGGGCGGCCAAGATTCATCTGGGCACCTCTCCGGTGTATTATCAGAACTATTTGTTGGGAGAATGGATGGCATCACAATTTTTCCATGCCTTGCAATCAAACGGGGGAGCGTCCCATCCACTGGTCAACAACGCTCATGCGGGTTCATTTTTGAGAGAGCGAATTTTTCTCCCCGGTGCACGGTATCATTGGCAGGACCTGCTGGAGCAGGCAACCGGTGAACGGTTGAACGTCGAACGGTTCCTGGAGCCCTTTGTGGCTTCGGACGGGTCTGTGAGGAAATAGAGAACATGACTGGATGATTCAAGGGACCTTTGGATCATCGGTTTACCATCACATTTTCTCGTCGCTTCCTTGTTCAGACTGAATCAACTTGTGATATCGTTGTTTCACATGTTGAAAGTGTTCGCGGATTTGGGTTTTGGACCATCCCTTTTCCATATATAACAGCAGATGGTCCAACAGGGTGGGATACCAGGACAAACCCAATGAACGCTGGGCAAAGGCATGGGCGGCGATTTCCCTGGTCTTCCCTACATAGTCCCTCCGCGTGAACGGTCCCCAACGTTTGACAGGGACTTTGGGCAGGGTGCGATCCGTACGGCCGATGGTGTGTATTTCCAGATGATGAAACCACTCGTGAGTGAGATGCAATGCCACCAGATCATCTGATGAGACACGGTATTCGAAGCGTTCAAAAAAATGAGCCAACTGCTTGATGGAAGGACGATAGATGTCGATGGTCGGGGGTTTGCCGCGATATTGGGCGCGCGTTTCGATGCGAGGAGAAGCATGGTCGAGAAAGCGCACCCGGATTCCGCCGGCGATCAGGCGATTGATCAGATCGATGAGCTGACCATCATAGGGATTTTTTTGGGCGGCCTGTTCACCCCATTCCATGGATGAACGAATATACATACGCACGTCCGAGGGGGAGAGTTGGGAGAAGTATGCATCTTGTTCCAACTCCATGAAGGCCAAAACGGGTGCAGGAGGCACAGGCCAGTGTTGTTCCAGGGGGACGGAAGCGAGAGAAATGGTCGACAATCCGGGTGTTTGGCGGATCATGGCGATTCCTCCGTCGAATGAGCTGAGCGTTCACTGCAACGTTATGTCGAATACGGCTTGGTTCATTCGCACAAACGAACAACCCCCTGTAACAGGGGGTTGTGTGGAAGAAAGAACCATGATTGTTTATCGGCGAACCGCCGCAGCAGCTTGTCCGCTCATTTGTTGTTCAGCCAAAGCGACCAGACGTTTCGTGATTTCTCCACCAACGGAACCGTTGGCACGGGACGTTGTGTCGGGCCCCAGCTGAACACCAAATTCCTGGGCGATTTCGGCTTTCATCTGGTCCAGGGCTTGACGGGCCCCGGGAGCCAAAATACGGTTGTTACGTGGCATTCTTTCCACCTCTTCGTTATGGATTGGCTTGCAAGCTCTGTTTGTAGTTTGTGATACAAAGTCCGAATTATACCAATCCATCCGAAAAAATCCGATGAGTAGACGAGTCTGTTGACAAAGTCGGAAAAACCCGTGTGAGACGGCTTTTCTCGGGTATGATAAACCGAGAGGAGTGATCGATACCCATGTTTTTCCACGGGATTCCCTTTGTCCATCTGGTCAAGCAATTTCCGGTATTGCAAGCTTCCGATGGTCCGCGCAAATCTCCTGACAAACGGCAAGATGCCCGGCGTCTCATACGGCGTATCGGGTTTGAGCCGGTTCATCTGTTGCGGTCTTCGCCGGTATACTCGATCAGGCGTTGTTTGGAGGAATGTTTGCAGTACGGTGACACGGTGTTTGCTTTTTCAACCGTACCATTTCCCCGTGTGCAGCTGAGTCAGCACGAATGGGGCGTTCGCCGTTTACCTCTTCACGCGGCGGATTGGGCCGTCACGACGGACCGGCGGGCCATCAGATGGACGCGGGAGCATATTCCTTCCCTGCCCGTTCTGTTTTGTCAAGCAGGGAAGCCACCGTTTTTTCGCGAAAGGGGATAAAGACAAGAAGGATTGGGAGGGATCGGGATGGACAACCAACTACCACTTGTACCAGTGGAAGAGATCGAACGGCGTTACCGACGGTTTCAGCAGACGTTGGACCGGATGGAACTGGACGGCGCCCTGATCGCTCAAAATATCGATTTGTACTATTTGACTGGAACGATGCAAAACGGTTTGCTTTTCGTTCCCCGGAAAGGTGAGCCGTGTCTATATGTGAAAAAAAGTGTCGCCCGTGCGAAGCGTGAATCTTCCGTGCCGGTGGAGCAGATGGGACGAATGCGGGAATTGCCGCAACGGATGGCGGAGCGCTTCGGACCTGTTCAACGCGTGGGAATGGAATTGGATGTACTGCCGTATGCACAGGCGACGTTCTACGCCGATAAATTGTTCCCGAAAGCCGAATTGACGGACATTTCATTTCCGCTTCGGCTGCAGCGGGCCGTCAAATCAGATTACGAACTGAACCAATTAAAACGAGCAGCGGGTTGTGTGCGGGAGATCGTGGAAGCGCTTCCGGAGATGTTGAAACCCGGTATGCGGGAAGTAGAGCTGGTTGCCGAAATCGAACGGCGTTTGCGGATGAAGGGGAATATCAATCTATACCGTATGCGCGCCTTCAATCAAGAGCTTGTATTGGGTATGGTTGCCTCAGGAGCGGCTGCTGCTGCTCCCACTTACTTCGACGGGCCCGCTGGTGGGATGGGATTGAGTACCGCCAGCCCGCAGGGAGCCGGTTGGAAAGAAATCCGGGTGGGTGAGCCGATTCTGGTGGATATCAGCGCGGTGATCGAAGGATACATCATTGATCAAACGAGGCTGGCGGTCATCGGCGAGCTGGAAGACGATCTGGAACATGCCTACGGGGTTGCGCGTCAGATCCTGAAAGCAACGGAAGAAAAGGCGAAACCGGGAGTAACATGGGAATCGTTGTACATGGATGCGCTGAAAATGGCGGAAGAAGCCGGATTGGCGGATCATTTCATGGGATACGGCGAAGATCAGGCCAAATTTTTGGGACATGGCGTCGGATTGGAGCTGGATGAACTCCCGGTTTTGGCACGCGGGTTCGATCAACCGTTGGAAGAAGGCATGGTGATCGCGGTGGAGCCGAAATTCACCTTTCCCGGACGGGGTGTGATCGGTATCGAAAACACGTACGTCGTAACGGCGGATGGCTTGAAGTCGTTGACCACCGCTTCCGAAGAGATTGTTCGGGTGCGGGCATGACACGCCATCAGGATCATGTCCCTGAGGGACACTGCAACAGGTTGTTCCCGGATTGACCGTTCGAGGGAACAGGACACCCTCTTATGGGGGAACAAGTTCAAATTCCCCGTCGAATGCGGAGCTTCAGACGGAAAAATCAGGAGACACCAGACTTGGTCAGCAAGAGCCCTTCGTCTGTCACGAAGGGCTTTTGTGATGCTGCCGCAGGGAAAAGGAGTTGCAATGGGTGACAGAGTGTTAAAAAATCGCTTGACAATGGGTTTTTATCACTCACGGAAAGAAGACGATATGCATACGATGACACCGTGTCGAGGGTTTCAGGCTGAACAACCGGATGATCGCCTATTTTAACCTCTCCCCATCACCCGCGAATAAGCCTGTTCATACAATAATCTGACTGAGTCCCGACCCTCGTGTTCTAAGAGCTCGAGCAAAGAGGGGTGGCATATTTTGACCAACCAGAAGGGGAAGCCCCTGTTGACCAACAGGGAGAGGGAAGTGTTCGAGTTACTGGTCCAAGACAAGACCACCAAGGACATTGCTCAACAACTGTTTATCAGCGAAAAAACCGTCCGCAATCATATTTCGAACCTCATATGTACCTATTGCAGAAAAGTGTTTATGTTCTTCAACAAGTGACCTTGAGCGCGATGGTGACACACTATATATGACTTAAGAATGGGGACAAAAATGCGCTTTTCAAAAAGCACAGTAAGAAACCACCGGCAGGTGGTTTCTTTTACGATGCTCCAGAGTGGCTCCAAATTCCGCGAATCGTTGCCGGCCCCCTAAATAAAGCTGAATGCTGTATATGAAAAGAAATGAACAAAATCACTTTGCTAAAATATTCGTTAATCGAACATTTTCAATCTCAAAACTCCCATTCGCTAGGTCTTCATTGGTAGTTGCGGCTAGTGCTTCGTCGGAAAGTCTCAAAAAGGATCGTTTTTGAGACTAAGGTCTACTGTGGTCAGGCATACTGTCAAACAAAAAACGCCATCTCGGTGGGATAAGGTAGTTTGCGGTGAGGCTCGGTTGTTCTGATAAGAAAGCCGGTATCAGAAGTTAGACGGATTCACGAAAAGTCCCATCAATAACGATTACAAAAGGGAAGTAACCGAGGAAGAGGGGGATACCAGAGCCGAGTTGGATTTTTTTACCCAGCGTTTTGTAGGGTTTTTCTTTTTGGCGAGTTTTATTTCCAATAATTTACAGTATATAATGTGTGAAGAAGCACGCCGACGGGGTGTGGTTCCCACACCAGATTACGCATTACGCAAAACTCCTTCAAGCTTACCATTTGGATATTTTACACATACGAAAGGATATCTAGTTTGTGTTTACACTGTACGTTGCAATTCCTTAATCACGATTTCCCCAGGTTCATTCCTACTAAAATAATATCTCTTTATAGCTACCTCCTCTTAACAAATTTATATCATCGCCGTGATTCCCTTTGTAGTCCATCTTTCCCTCCCAAGTGACGGATGACAATTTTATAAGACGTAGGTTATAATGAGAACATACATTCGCATTAATACGAAATTCCTAAAAACACGAAAGGGGGGAGGGTATATTGGGGGAAACAAGAAAAAACCACCCGGCGGCGGGTGGTTCTGTGGAACATTATAGAAAGGATATATCCGCACTAAGTCTACTACATATTGATACGTGTGCCAATAGTGAAGATGAAGAAACGCTAGAAGAAACCTTGGAAAGGGCAGCGCGTTACTTTGGGTTCGGTCCAACAATGGATGCATATAAAGTATGTGTATGGTTACGGGACAACAAGAAATTGACCGATCATGATATTCAAGAAATTGAACGGGTTATTCGGTATGAGTAGCCGATTCTTCCCGTTCAATGGCAGCTTGGATAATTCTTTGGATAAGCTTCCGTTCTTCCTCGGTTAGCTCACGCCCACCCCAATGGGCCCTTTTTTTGTTTAACACTTCTTTTAAGTCAGCGTATTCGGTTTCACTGGTGTTTTCATTGATTTTTACATTTGGATCATCAATTCGACCTAGAAGATAGTCAGTGGTGGTGTGAAGTTCGTCTGCCAGTTTCAGTAGCATCTCATTGGAAGGTGTACTGTATCCATTCTCATAGTTTGAGATCGTTCCCTTTGTCGTATTTACTCGTCTTGCCAATTCTTCTTGAGAAAGCCCTCGTGCTTTTCTAATAGATCTTAGACGAACCTTTATCATCGACGTCTTTGACATTTTTGTTCCCCCCTTTTGTGGGGCGGTTTGTCCCAATGTACAAGTAAATTGTACACATAATCGGATTTGAATAAAACAATCGTACAAGAAAAACATACAAAAAGGGTTGACGTACAAGAAACTTGTATGTTACAGTTGGGTTGTGGTTGTTCAAGAAACTTGTACCGAGAGGTGAAGCTGATGAAAAACATTGCTCTAAGATCAGCACGTCTTGAAAAGGGATTGACTCAAGACGAATTAGCCAAAATGCTTGGATACAAGGGAAGACAGTCGATTTCAAACTGGGAAAACGGTTATGTAGAACCACCACTAAAAGTCGCAATCAAAGTGTCAAAAATCCTTGGAAAAGATCTAGAGTATCTTTTTTCATGCTACAAAGTACAAGAAACTCATACAAATAATGTGACTCAGGATGAATCCCTCGATAGTGGTCCCGTACAACTGTCCAACGTGCATAGCATACCTTGAGGTGGTCTATATGCCATCGACTAAGCGGGCCATCCTCCGGATCGGCAAGGAGACATACGGGACGAAAAAGCTGGAGGAAGCATTCCGCGAAGCGCTCGCACCTTACTTCTCCGAAGCCGAGAAGGAGAATGAGTCCAAGAACTAACACGGGCATCACCTGCGAGGCGGGTTGGTTCCCGCCTGGAGGAAAGACAAGCCCGAAGTGGGACAAGTAGTACTCATTTT
Proteins encoded in this window:
- a CDS encoding DNA alkylation repair protein; the encoded protein is METPYLCPSCGTNRSRFHVIEQVAHSVRKDPKTGEIVGSINPDDPLYIPYSGEKVRVQCGVCGLIESEQQFIKAAERNRLM
- a CDS encoding M24 family metallopeptidase, with translation MDNQLPLVPVEEIERRYRRFQQTLDRMELDGALIAQNIDLYYLTGTMQNGLLFVPRKGEPCLYVKKSVARAKRESSVPVEQMGRMRELPQRMAERFGPVQRVGMELDVLPYAQATFYADKLFPKAELTDISFPLRLQRAVKSDYELNQLKRAAGCVREIVEALPEMLKPGMREVELVAEIERRLRMKGNINLYRMRAFNQELVLGMVASGAAAAAPTYFDGPAGGMGLSTASPQGAGWKEIRVGEPILVDISAVIEGYIIDQTRLAVIGELEDDLEHAYGVARQILKATEEKAKPGVTWESLYMDALKMAEEAGLADHFMGYGEDQAKFLGHGVGLELDELPVLARGFDQPLEEGMVIAVEPKFTFPGRGVIGIENTYVVTADGLKSLTTASEEIVRVRA
- a CDS encoding helix-turn-helix domain-containing protein, with protein sequence MLTNQKGKPLLTNREREVFELLVQDKTTKDIAQQLFISEKTVRNHISNLICTYCRKVFMFFNK
- a CDS encoding helix-turn-helix transcriptional regulator: MKNIALRSARLEKGLTQDELAKMLGYKGRQSISNWENGYVEPPLKVAIKVSKILGKDLEYLFSCYKVQETHTNNVTQDESLDSGPVQLSNVHSIP
- a CDS encoding M2 family metallopeptidase; protein product: MDQEAKAFLQEWVPQWEQADRRLNKAYWNANTTGEKKHEEALAEALRERMRMMADPERLDRLATLREAEIVDPLLRRQLTLLYNEMAMSPSDPRQIEEMARLQTEIEGAFVRFRSEVAGKTVTENEIREILRTEKDPYKRKKAWRASKQIGVVVADSIRRLAELRNELAAERGFRDYYHMSLTLNEIEEEELFAALEAIRSRTDGPYADLKKEMDAVLAKQYPNLRPEGLRPWHYTDPFFQEAPPVFDVDLDSHFRERKLEELAVQTFRGMGLDVEDILRRSDLYERDGKSQHAFCLDMDRRGDVRVLCNLRPNAKWMEILLHELGHAVYDANLDRKLPYLLRRYAHIATTEAVAMMMGRLIHDPVWLIEVAGIPESWVAEKEASLRKQSALSMLVFIRWCLVMIHFERDLYRDPTGDLDTLWWDYVERFQFVPRPEGRRAPDWAAKIHLGTSPVYYQNYLLGEWMASQFFHALQSNGGASHPLVNNAHAGSFLRERIFLPGARYHWQDLLEQATGERLNVERFLEPFVASDGSVRK
- a CDS encoding winged helix-turn-helix transcriptional regulator, which gives rise to MADRCICPKYEAAMEILAKKWTGLIIRVLLDAPRRFRDIREQIPQMSERMLAERLKELEAHGILERKVYPETPVRIEYSLTPKGEDLSPVIQSIEKWADQWVEFKEAEQV
- a CDS encoding helix-turn-helix domain-containing protein — its product is MIKVRLRSIRKARGLSQEELARRVNTTKGTISNYENGYSTPSNEMLLKLADELHTTTDYLLGRIDDPNVKINENTSETEYADLKEVLNKKRAHWGGRELTEEERKLIQRIIQAAIEREESATHTE
- a CDS encoding alpha/beta-type small acid-soluble spore protein, whose amino-acid sequence is MPRNNRILAPGARQALDQMKAEIAQEFGVQLGPDTTSRANGSVGGEITKRLVALAEQQMSGQAAAAVRR